The Poecilia reticulata strain Guanapo linkage group LG10, Guppy_female_1.0+MT, whole genome shotgun sequence sequence tttcataaacatgacataacatcaagaaatcattactgtttaaactttacctttaataaaataaagttacctaatttttaaagtgcaatcagtaatacttttataacaaattaaaatcagtaatgatttattggttaatgtgaagttgtcataacaaagacattttgaataattaaaagtgtcataatttaccgaattaCGCTTTataacaacagtcataaatattcatgaaggcttattcatgttcacgacaggtgtttatgacagcgtcatgtcagtcttattcaccctcCCTTCAAATAGTGTTaccaattatttaaaatgatttttggtAGAAGTTTGGGTAGTGCCTTaaatttatttgtcttttagttttccatcaaaattcacaaattgcttaggatgtttgtgttttctaaaaattgtTTCACCTCAGTTTTACTAAATTCAGTCACAGATTGGCTTATTTTCCGAGGGTGTGCTCTTCCAAcctttcagccaatcagaacaatTTGCCCCTTGAACACATTGAAGACGTGAGACTAAACCTTCATTTAGAGAGGAAGGAATCGTCAGTGTTAGActagtgttttttgtttattttttgatgcCACAATGACCAAAAGACTGTCTGCTCTCGTTGTTCTCACTATAGCTTGTAAGTATCACTTTTATTCAGTATGTTCATACTTGATAGAAAATATGAAGAGGAatgtatttgttcatttgagTTAAGCTTTGTAAAACTATGTGATTGGAttcattaaacagttttaattatcttgttctctctctctctctttttagcTCTGACTCAAACTAATGAGGTTCCTCATCAGATCCCTTTGAAAGAGGTTGAAGTTGGTGGGAATGTTACTCTTCATTGTCCACGTTCAAACAATGAAGGCGACTTCTTCTACTGGTACAAGCAGCCGCTTGGACACATGCTCCAGACAGTTGCTACATCAATTTTAGGCGAACAGAAACTCAGTGAACAATTTAACAACAATCGCTTTAAATTTACACCAGGAGATTCTCAATACTCTCTTACTATCAAGGATATCATTAAAGAGGATGAAGCAACATATTTCTGTCAAAGTGGGACTGcttattttcagagttttgctaCAGGAATCTACTTGGTTGTAAAAGGTAAGCTCTGTTACGTTACAACATACATCTAATCTTATGTCAGACAAGATTTCCATGTAATCGTCTAACAMTYtgtttatttttattgcactcTAGATTGYARAAGTCGAACACTGACCCATGTCAGACAAACTCCAGAAACAACATCAGTYCAKGAGGGAGACACAGCTAATCTCCACTGTTCTCTTCTCTCCAGCAGTAGAGAAAACATTAATCATAATCCRTCTGATTACAATGTGTACTGGTTCAGAGCTGGATTTGGAGAATCCCACCTGAGCTTTATTTACACTCAGAAGAACAGGAGTGRTAATAGTAGCTGTGTCTTCCAGCTGTCTAAAACTATACAGAACTCCTCAGATACTGGAATATATTACTGTGCTGTGGTCACATGTGGAAAGATCCTGTTTGGAAAAGGAACTACAGTAGAGATGAGTATGTATAATCAATCAAATGCATTTTGAGGTAATGTccaaaaaagttatttagaaTATCTGATGCAGACAAATTCTTGTTAAACGTCTGACAAAATTAGTTTCCTGAAACATGCTTTTTCTTTCATCCCTGCCTAATATAATAGGATTTCTTATTCatattagaaattattttcttggttgaaagtaaaagcaaaattcTCAGGACAAACAATTCCCCTTTTTTACTCCTGTCTACTAATGACTTCACACCTCGCTGATATGATATATTTATGTCCAACTTAATTTCCTCGACTTAGTTAACTGAACATTAATTATGAACCATTTGATCTCAGAATGTTTGAAATAACTCAATGTAATTATTACTAATACATGCACTACTAAAAGtctcttctttgtctttttgttcctTCAGGTTCACAATTCAATCCAGCTGTTATTGTACTTAGTGTGCTGTTGGCGTGCTGTGTGACGCTAATTATTTATCTTATTAtctacataaaacaaaaagtttttggacattttgaaGGTAGGTTTGTcaaatacagaacaaaaacaaaggtatATGAGATTTTGAGTTATTTCTATCAGGGTATTCAAGGTTCgtttaaattaaagcatattCAAATGCAAATTAGAACTATTTCAAGTGTCTATTTAGCATGACATATGTATTAATTTCTTCTCTCCTATTTTATGAACTTGTGCAATCATTTTGATACAATATAAATTTTCTATTTGAAAGTTAAAGCTAAAAATCTTTATCCTTTAAGAAAGGTAGCTGTAGTGGATGTGATGTAGCCTGACCCGATTCGCTCTATGATAAAACTATAATCAGAAAATCAACGGCTGCATTAGTGTTAAGTAGGTTTAGAATATTGTGAAGCTTTAGAGAAgggaaatatttatatttagagaTATGATAGTCTTTGCAACTGAATTTGCAACCTATTTTCCTTGTGGTAGAATACCTGGGTTTAGTACTGGAGTCTACGGTTGAGGGCAGCAATGTGTGACAGCGTGTGCACATATATTGTGTTTTGCTAGATAGATCTGGGTTTTAATTATGAACCttcctttttcatttgtatgtgtgtgtgcgtgtgtaagTGTGTGCCTGCATACGTGTacatatatctttttttataatcacattaatatattttgtaaaactgaaagaGTGATTTGCTACAGATGACATTGTACAAagccaaaaaggaaaaaacaaaaatcacttgTATATTCATAGAACACTACTTTTGCGATAAATTCTGATGAAAGGCTGATTTTGTACAATTTAGGGAATCTTAGTTTTAATCTTAGTTCATTCTGACAGCTTTATGTCTGTTATAGGCCCGTCTGGACAACAGAAGACGTTGGGAAACCAACCAAGTGACAAAGTAAGTCTGATTGCCACATTGCATCAAATTTAAAGAAGAATGCATCTATTGTAATTTTTCAGGACAGTTCAGGTTTTCCTGTCTGTGACAGGTGATGTATCAAAtttacagttatttaaaaatattttaaattttcttcctAATGGTATTAAGTTGTAAAATTAGTCTATATACCACAATGAGGATATTACTGATTCATTTTGATTGTAAACTTCATGGTGAGCAAGTGTGACAGTGttataaaaaaactttacaggGCATTGGTTACTGCACACCTTTgcctttttgtacttttatagTTTTGGTTGTTTCTTACCTGATGTTTTTGGATGCAAAACAGTGTTTCCTACCTTGGGATTGGTATTGATCAAGAATCAGTGATTTATACAATGGATCCCTGCCGTTCTACTACAAAATGTTCATTATTAGTTCAATATAACATCTGGGTCATTCACTGAAATCTAGACATTATGGACTTTTTCTCATAGAAATGGATGATGGTATTTCAGATCATCCTTCCCAAACAAGGATCAGAACCAAATTAAATCAGAATGAATTGCATATTTCAGTTatggtaaaattaaattacagtaCATGTCCGACTGATACACGATCGCCATAATTCAACAAAATACCAAAccacaccaacaacaacaaaaaaaagaaaccatcaCTATATGGTGTGTCTATACATTTGAAATGGTTTGTGTGAAGTAACAAAGTGGAAGTAGGATTTGACAAAATGGCGCTACTCAAAATGGGCGTATGAATTGGGGAAGCTCGGAACATGACATTAATAATGTGCATTATTATAATAAGTAAtgcaaaataattattatttgcaGGACACTCTTGGAGATGAAGCCAATTATGTAGCTCTTAATTTCGCCACAAGGAAGACAAAAGGCATGAAGAAGAGAACAGAATCACCACCAGAGTGTGTGTACTCAGCTGTGAGAGGAAGTCATCCCACACTGCGTGAAACGTCTTAGAGCAGGACCTGTGTGGTAGAGCTTGGATACAACATGCTTACATGACTGACAACAAATTAATAGTGTGCATTTGTTGGTTTTGCAGCTCTGCAGATTTTACTACTAAAATATTGTAAACCATGCTTTCTGCAAACGTTTTCTCATAGAATTGGATGATGGTATAAAAAACAACTGTTGTATAAAAATTGTTGACAAAAAGATTTCTCATTGTTCAGTAGTGCACTGTGAAAACATTGCATGTTTCTATCAACAATAAAGTATTTCCCAGGCAACCTGCAACAACcttattccatccatccatccatccatccatccatccatccatccatccatccatccatccatccatccatccatccatccatccatccatccatccatccNtccatccatccatccatccatccatccatccatccatccatccatccatccatccatccatccatccatccatccatccatccatccatccatccgtgaCTGACCCTCAGGATTTCTCTATGTTGACTCGCATGTTTTGAGATGAGCCTAGTGGTCTATTTCCTTTGCTCTTCTTGCCCAACTCTGTCGCCAAGCCCTTCCTGGAGCTGTGCATTTGGAAGAACCctccaaacacaaaacaaaaatacaaactgagAAGCTCTTAGCCAAGCAGACCTTTTCCCTTTTCACTATCTGTCCTCTGCCAACAACTCAAACAGAATAGAATTTTTCAGGTTCTCTCAAGTCTGAACCCAACAATCCCATGATGAATCTTTAACTGAATCTCCTTAATCTTTGGTTAAACTTTATATCTATCTTAAGAATTTACCAGgttcactttcagtttcaatGTAGGGATAAATCAATCTTCTTTTCAGTATCAAATAATCTAAATACTACATGCTATCACTTTACAatttaattaattcatatttctgttttatttagacaGAAAACCACATCGTGTTGAGAAACTGTcacaattaaaaactaaacctGCACATAAAATCATTATCAACCACTATATTCAATTGATATTTGAATAAAGAGCAATGTAATGCTGATCATTAAGGGATGTTTGAGAAACCCATGTAGGCTGTTACAAAATGTAGACATTGTATTAGAGGGACGTTAGAGGGAGTGCACTCTACACATTTCAGCCAATCACAACAATTTTCACTCTACAGACTTTGAAGATATTGTGAGTAAACCTTCATTTGAGTAGTAAGGTGTCAGTTctgcaaaatgcattttgccACAATGATTAGAAAACTGTCTGCTTTGATTCTTCTGACTGCAGCATGTAAGTATTCAGCCTTACATAACatagtttaataaattagagCTTCTCTGTAAATTGTCTCATGactaatttaaaattttcctctgtttttagCTCTGACTCAAACTAATGAGGTTCCTCATCAGATCCCTTTGAAAGAGGTTGAAGTTGGTGGGAATGTTACTCTTCATTGTCCACGTTCAAACAATGAAGGCGACTTCTTCTACTGGTACAAGCAGCCGCTTGGACACATGCTCCAGACAGTTGCTACATCAATTTTAGGCGAACAGAAACTCAGTGAACAATTTAACAACAATCGCTTTAAATTTACACCAGGAGATTCTCAATACTCTCTTACTATCAAGGATATCATTAAAGAGGATGAAGCAACATATTTCTGTCAAAGTGGGACTGcttattttcagagttttgctaCAGGAATCTACTTGGTCGTAAACGGTAAGCTCTGTTATGTTACGTCAAACAGATCGTTTCATGTCAGACAAGATTTCCATGTAATCGTCTAacaatctgtttatttttattgcactcTAGATTGCAGAAGTCGAACACTGACCCATGTCAGACAAACTCCAGAAACAACATCAGTTCAGGAGGGAGACACAGCTAATCTCCACTGTTCTCTTCTCTCCAACACTTCTGTAAAGTCTGGTCAATGTCCAGCTGAAAACAATGTGTACTGGTTCAGAGTCGGATTCGGAGCCTCCCATTCAAGCTTTATTTACGCCAACAAAAGCAGCAACAGGAGTGGTAATAGTAGCTGTGTCTTCCAGCTGTCTAAAACTATACAGAACTCCTCAGATACTGGAATATATTACTGTGCTGTGGTCACATGTGGAAAGATCCTGTTTGGAGAAGGAACTACAGTAGAGACAAGTATGTATGCTAAATTAGATGCACTTTGAAGCACTAACTGAATTGTTTTCTTACAGTTTCATTCTGTTCTATCAGGTCAGACTGAAGACTGAGACAGCTGTCAATGAGCAATTGAGATAAACTAATATTAACATTggttaattttttatgttttttgcttttgaaaaaatttgctttttttatacaaacttTCATCATCACTTTAAATTCTGTGATGTGAAGTATCAATGTCTGTGTCACATCATAACTTCTAGATCGTTCTGTACATTTCCCTTCTTAGAGTTGATGAATCTACACTTTTACGTATGTACTTTCCTGCGGAACAAAAAAGTATAATCAcacaccattttatttttacattgctATAGATTAATAGTTAGCGTAatcttagaaataaaatctgtttaattgaccaaaaatgtatttattaacaATTCCTTATGCAAGTAAATTTGCTTgtcagaaacacatttaataattGAATGGAATCTTAACAAATAACATCTGATAtgtattaatttgtttaacAATGTATGTATGTATCTCTTTTGCAAGGTAAACCTATGGAACCTGTTCTCATTGTCTTGGGTGTGCTGTTGGGTATTTGTGTGATTGTGATTTCAATTCTTATATTCTCCAGAGATTAAAGGTAAGattattctgttatttatttcattttattacaaaacctTTAATTTATGCTGGTAGAATATCACAAAACATCTGCTGAATTCTTTGAGaattagccaaaaaaaaagaaaaaaaaaagaaagaaacatttgagGTTACATCAATTTAGAATATTTCTACTGTTCTTTTACTAATTTGTTCAACTGACACGGCATGTAGTAACACAAGCATGTCCACACTCAAGTGTATTCATTTGCTTACACAACATTTGCAATtcttttttgctatattttgaAAACTCACATTTAGTCATATGAAATATATTTCATGTTATTTGGTCTCCAGATCTGATATTTCTTGAAACAATTGTTTTAAGGATCCAAATTGGAATCTGCTGACTGAGTTTTTCTACACtgcaagaagaaagaaatggagCCATTATCGTCTATCAACAAGTACTGACTGGAATTTTTGAGAAGTGAATATCTGTTCTTCTACATGTACAAAATActcaaaacatttcctgtaaaCTTTCTTTGTGGTCAGctttgtaaagaagaaaacaggaacttTTTACAGTGAGACTCACTCTCCACTGTATTATCTTTCTTTCTATAATATTACCTAATGATGTACAAATTTTCATAGAAttatctgtgtttatttttttctgaattatttcattatttttaacaagcaAATACAGTTGAAAAGACATTCAtctgaagtttttttaaatatttatataattattatacaTGCTgtttaaatactgtaaatatttgttcatGCTACTTTTATGTTGCAATGGTGGAATGCATGTAATACTTTCGTACATATAAGGTACATTTTTAGTAGTAGCAGTTCCAGCCTGTCAGTTTCTTAATTCACAATACGAACAGTGGTTCAAACATGGAATACACAtaattaagcattttaaaagtacaaagtaTGTAAAGTCTTTCACACCAGAACAGGTTTTGATTCCTAATTGACATAAAATTGACAAATATTTCTGCAACCAGTTCAACCTAATATTTGTTACTCCATAAAAGCaaggaaaatgtcaaagtaGCTAGTTTTACAAATCCCGTCACATATTATTAGATCCTTGTTATATACATTGCGTACATTAGAAGTGAGATAGTAGACTTTAGTGCCATggtggataaataaaaatgtacccTGGAACAACCgtcttgttttccttctgctgcaCTTTATGGCTACTGGATCATCTTGTGCTTTAAATCCAATGTGTTGAACACAGACTGagcgccccctgttggtcaAACTACTTCTGAGCTGTCTGGTTTTCCTGAGTGTCGTAAAATGGCTTTATAAGTTAGATGTATTtctataattattataattcaATTAGTCAAAGAAAGTACATTGCTCCTCAAAGCATTTTCTGTAATGTTtgatttatgtaattttctcatggttgtttggtttattgttgtgttgtttGTATCTTGTTGCCATAGTGTCCTTGAGTGTTTTGGAagatgctttaaataaaatgtatcataaAATGTACGGTATTATTATTCTGTAACAGCCTTTGACATCCAATATTAAAGAAGAGAGTATCTGAAGaacacagtttttattttccttctgtgACATTCAGGTTACCATTTGTTTcctccaaacattttctagCACCTTGAAAATTACACACGCAGAAAAAAACCACATAGTGAAAAAAATCGCAATGTTCAATGAACACTGATACCTACTACGATACCATGATAATGTATTGTGGAGTAGCTTGGTTTAGCTGGAGATTAAATTATGTTATCCCGTTTTTTCTCAAAGCCACACCATCACTCATCCACACTGTAGAGATAAAACTGAATTAGCaccttcatttatttacatttgaccAACATCTGCTCCTCTCCATAGGGTGGAACTAATAAAGGATGCAGATTTTTGTTAATatggaaagtttattttaatagaaatgCTATCTTTTAGATGATTAAAGTGAAACTAAATCCAATGTAACAACACAACTCCAGCcctgattttgaaaaatttcaCCAAAGTGAAGAGACAAGTTTGGACAAATGTGGGGATGAGCAGGAAGTGTGGTCAGGATG is a genomic window containing:
- the LOC108166625 gene encoding uncharacterized protein LOC108166625, translated to MSDKISIRTLTHVRQTPETTSVXEGDTANLHCSLLSSSRENINHNPSDYNVYWFRAGFGESHLSFIYTQKNRSXNSSCVFQLSKTIQNSSDTGIYYCAVVTCGKILFGKGTTVEMSSQFNPAVIVLSVLLACCVTLIIYLIIYIKQKVFGHFEGPSGQQKTLGNQPSDKDTLGDEANYVALNFATRKTKGMKKRTESPPECVYSAVRGSHPTLRETS